The DNA region AACCAGTCTTTTAAACTGAATCAATCACAGACGCGAGTCTGGGGAGTTTAAGCTTGTACACTCAGAATCATCTactgaataatatttttaaagaggaCCTGTAATGCTAATTTTTTAGGTTCATACTGTATTTTGGACATCTACTAAAACCTGCTTACAGGCTTTAATGGTCAAATGCCACAATCTCTGTGCTTCTGTTAGAGAGgaaacacagaatgataaaaaaaaaaggacacacaaacacaagatatAAAAAATGGGCAGTTTTCCTCATTTTATCTTCTTGCTCCCCTCTCCTgcctgttctttatttatttattttttttccacatggatGCTTGGTTgttaaaaaatccaattttaatttaaaaaataagtttagtactgtaatttttatatttaagggTCGTGATGCCCATGGTTTAATGAAGGCACAGTCTTTAACAAAGGTAACATCCGGTATGAAGCTCACCTTAACTGGCATGTGGAGCTGATTCTGGTGCCAGTGTGGTTGGAGTCTGGGAGTGGAGGTCTGACTCGGTACATCTGTGGACTGGAATGCCACCCGAGGGAACCATATTTTGAGCATCATCTCTATCTGCAGCAGGTTATGGAGGTATCTCtcgctgcaaaaaaaaaaaaaaaaaaaaaaaaaaaagagttaaggAACAAAAGTTAATGACAAAAACCCCATATCCACTCCTGTCATAATGTTaggattgttgtttttgttggtctCACCCCATTTCAGGTCTCTGTAAAATCCCAAGAATCCTCTGCAATCTGTCTATAGCGACACTCTGCTGGAAACTGGATAaacctgcagaaataaaaacataccaTCCAAATGTCAAGATACAGAATTACTACAGCTCAAGGCAAGtgagatttaagacttttttgatGCCACttggaaataaaatttaagaaaaatttaacattttttttggtcaagttaaaatgttacacaatCTACTAAAACTTTCTAAAGTGGAGCACAAAATGCTtgttaatttgtaatttaatcGGATGTGGTTAATGTATGAGTGTTGCTGGTTCCTTTGCGTAATGTTAACGTGAGCggcattttgtaaattatttgagTAGTTGATATGACCAATTGctctgagattttacaatgaaaaaaattattcacGTTATCCTTCTTCCAGTGTATATGCATATTGTGCATATACACTGCATATGTGcatatttaagacttttgaaagaatgatttaagacattttaataacaattaagGCCGTATTTTGAGATTAAGGAATTCAATTCCTATTAAGACGTTTTATGAATCTGCGGTTACCCTGAAGGTAAACTGGCACTTCAATGACAGGATGCActaaaacttgagaaaaaatgCAAGTCATAATTATTGCTCAACCACATACCTTTGTCAAAGCGCCCAGCCTTCAGTCCATGAAGAAGCTCAAGCAAAGGGCAGATAAACCTCTGCAAATCCGCACACTGAGAAAGTGACAGACTAGTTTGAGCACTGATctattttgttgacaaaaatattgaaacaaacaaaaaaataaataaaaaagaaatgactttaAGGGTGCTTACTTTCTGAGCGAAGGCGAGGTCCCCAGGTGTCGCTGAAGATGAGGCTAACGTGGCAGCTCCTGGAGAGGAGGCTGTGCCGAGACGCTTGGTTTCTTCAGGGCAGTGTTTCGGCTGGTCCATCTTAGACCTCGAGTGCAGCTGATCTGAATGAGCCGGGAAACTGAGGTAACGTCCGGGGAGTGTGATTCTTTCATCACCTGAGAGGGACTTTCTTAATCCGCTGTCTCCTTCTCCCTCCGAGAAGACGTCTGCTTCATCCTCAGTGTGCTCGCTCTCACTGAAGATAAAGCTCGAGGAGGACGTTAGTGAGTCGTAAGACGGCCATTTGGAAGAACTGCCCAGTGAATTCATCTGTGGAGACAGGGAGATAATAATGTCCAAACAGAATTTCAATGAGAACAACTTTAGGCACTGAGCAAAATCAGGTAGGGTTGCAGTATAAAGAGCCACATGaataagtcctaaaacctgaaaatgagttagcattttagtcTTAAAGTCTACTGGGATGcctaaaataaaatctgtggttaacacaagcctAAGGCTGGGCAAATATATCAATACTGTAtcgatattgtgatatgagacaaaatatcatcttagattttaggTAATATTCGAAGTATTGtcttcctggttttaaaggctgcattacaataAAGTGACATAACTCcctgttttagctgttttattatttgcttttaccCACTTAAGCATTATATGCACATTTCTTATGATAATTtaaggggtcgacagattatcggcctggcagATTactggggccaatatttggcattttgttgattatctgtatttgcattttattttattgatcatcgataaaattaattaattaaaaagcatgggaggaacttctactttttaaaacctcaagaagccatttttattcattcattttttaatttacattttaacttgactttttaaaaaaaaaaagttgctgggaacttgctgcatatgatgttgaacatttaagttttgagttatattccaaattttaaatactgacagaaatcttttcatttttattgtaaatgcatattggctccaaatatcggttatcggtgtCACTACTAATAGTATGTATCGGCACTGAAAAAcgaatatcggtcgacccctagcGCGAACAGTCAACCCTACAACATCGTTGCTAGGCTATGTAAATATGAAGTATCAACATATAtggtcaaaaatataattttttattttctccatatcatcAAGCCCTACTGAAGATATTTTCACGTTTTGTTGTAATGGTAGGCATGGGATGAGCTGCAGCTTAAAAACTGTCCTATGTTTGACTTTTTACACACAGAACAAAGCGAGATTTagtctgaatcttttttttgttctgtttgtgaGTCTTCTTTTGCTACACGTTTTGttctaagacataaaatacatcagtaaatgcCCCCTCTCATGAGTTTTGAAGGCTTGACCTGTCTTAAAATAAGGCTAAATGAGACGACTGAACGTCATCAACTTCAACACgactttacagcctcgttgtgGTGGCACCGGTTAAGTCCTGTGACCATGGTGTGCATTTTATAGCCTAACCTTTGGTTTTTATTCTGCCGACTGCATCGCtaaacaaaacgtgtaagtgtcataaacgtttgtttgccacagagtttattttctgcaagaattcaaaatccaacagaaaaatcGGATtggctttttgtcttttggctTCTTGGACTGACCCCTGCACCACTCTACCACATTATATGTGTAATATATACTCAAGACAATCTGTTGATATCTTCCAATTGCACCAATCAATGCATTTCTGTGAAATTCCCATCCCATTGGTGACTATTCTGTTAAGCATTTAGTACACTATGTTACTCACTAAATGAAAAATCACCGTACTTTTAGCTTTAATATAgtattgctgctttttaaaagatattgaTACATATTACTAATAATATTACTCAGTAACAGGtgtgcaaaattttaaaatgtgcagttaaGGCTTCCAATACAAGAATCCCAAGAATCCCAATATTGACATTATATCAACCATTATTACACAGTAAAGGGTGTGTATAAACTTGGAGTTATTCATACTGTTGTTTCAATATCCAGCAAATGTGCCCAAACACAATCCTTTTGTCTTTAACACGCAGTACAAATTAGAAATGGCACTGGCTGCCAAGAGCTGTGAGTAATGTCTTCACCAAGTCTCAGCAAGCACAGTAGAACCGAGATGAGGACAAGGCAAACGATCAAGTTTGATGGATTATCACATTGGAAAAGAGCACATCAACTCATGCAGGGAGAcacgtgcgtgtgcgtgtgtgaactGACATATTTATCTTTGTGagcacaaatttgagttttaaacCTTAagagtgaggacattttaggaaaGTAAGGCTTTTGCTCCTCACCTTCAGACAGACAATCAAAGGCCTGTTTGAGGATTCAGACTTGGTTTTAAGGTTCAGGTTAGAGTTTCTGACTGAGTTGTGACGGTTAGAGTTAGGGTAAGGGGCTAGGGAGGGaatgcattattttaatgtgtgtctATTCTCCTCAGAATAGAAGCACAAAATGAAGCTCTGGACTCCAGTAGAAAGCTCCTGGTCATCTGAGGACAGATGTTTGATGTTACAACCTGTTCTGTGATTACCTCGTATAACCTCAGTTACAATAACAAAGCCTCATATAAcctcaacaaaaataacaaacccTCATCCAACCTCAACATAAATGACAaacactttaacccttttatGTGGTTTGACCCACTGCATGTCAACTATTATCCTGGTTTATTGTACATATTCTCTATATGTGAACTTTTGCACAGACCCTGATCAATATTTTGCACATTCGGCAAAAACTtgcacacacaataaaacagttttattgtaCATCTTTGCTATCATAgcctatatttttttatatttttattgtaatttttctattttatttatgttcttgACTTTTGCAGAACTTGACTTTATGATTTcctcttaatatgtttattgtatcaGAATCAGATTTATTAACAAGTAGGTTTTCACTTCGGGACTGTACCTTaattaacatatatatatatttatatatattactcTTTCCTACTCtgataaagtacagtcccttattAAAAACCTACTTGGTTATAAACCCTGTTTTGATTCtgatacaataaacatattaaagaCTTAATGAAAatagtatttaagtatttttaaaaatacgaTTTAATACAATAGTAGAATGATAGTGTAATTATGTAGTATAtggaaaaatattaatgtattaatatgtaaaacatacataataaaaacataatattaaatcacaaaaataaaaatacaatttcactgttttaaaatgtgagctgtaaagtttatttttaattttgtaacgCACAATTGATCAGAGTATGTGCAAAAGCTCACATATGGAGAATACGTGTTTCCTTTATGTTACGTACGTTACATAAAACTGAATGTATTAGGCCTACGTCATTGATGCCGAAAGTCAACTAAGCTAGACAATCTGTTAAAAGTTACGACCAAAAAATGGCTAATTAACGTTATTCTAGTTAACGACTAAACAATTTATAAGTCGGATTAACAGCAAATTTCtctaaaaagagtaaaaatatgagAGAAGAGAGTACTTACCTTCTAGTCGGAGCAGAACTAGATTCACAAAACcgttaaaataaaacgcaggCGCTTGAGAAGGCACGTTACGCTGGTTGTGCGAGTTGAATAATCTAAAGTCTTGTAGAAAGTACCCTCCACAAAGCTAACTGCTATCTTTAGGAGAAAATACCCGCACATACAGCCTGTATTACGGGCAGTACTTGTGTTCAGTCCCGCCCTTGTACTTCTACCTCGGCCCGTGTTTCGTTTACTCTGTCAGATTTCCAACCTGTTCGAAATGTACCCACGCAACTGACGCTACACGTGCAGGGTCGGTACAGAGACGCGATTGGCTGAAGCGGCGTTCCATCTGTCTCTCATTGGCTGGGAGGTTTAGCCAATCAGCAGCATCCACAGCGCCGATTGGCTGGTGGGTGCGTAGTTCCCACCGCACCTCCAGCCGCCGCACGTGTGAGTGGTGTGGCTGCTGGAGGAAGACAGGGACAGCACGCGGCAACTGGCATGTGCTTAAAATTTTGGTATGCATATTGGGTCACGAGCGTTGATGGATATACCACTTTTCGAGGGGAAATATAAGTGTAGTTAGAGGTCAGACTGgtggtgttttaatgtgtttttgttagaatttgtagcaaaaacaaacaaaatgcatgATATATAAAGGAATGTATGGTTTGTGCATTGTCATGTTTTGCCACATTCACACATGGCGTAGGTGCTCTATGTTAAGAAGCTCTGGGTGTCcgaagattaaaataaaatgaggacCTAGTGCATGTTCCCCAGTCCCGCAGTAAACAGTCTGGATCTGACCAAGAGTTACACAACATTGTTTTGCCTCCTCCCTGGTGTTGTGGCGTGTGCATGGGACATAGACCTGCTGCATTAAGCTGAGTACATGtattgtttctgtatttttgtaaatcCATGCATAGATGTTCTAAGGCTGACTGCAGATTTGTGTTGTATCCAAATAAGGATAACTGAGGAGCAtccattattcttttttatttttattttaaatttatattcatCTAATTGGATGGTGTAGGCATGCACCCCCTGCGGTTCagtattttgtgtctccatgtGGTTGTTCTGTGTCAATTTGAGGCAATTTAGTGTCTTTTTGggtcgttttgtgtctttttttggtggttttgtgtctctttgtcattttgtgtctcctcgtGGTCATATTGTGTCTCTGAAtatggctgttttgtgtctctttgtggccattttatctctttgtagtcattttttaatctcattttgGCTGTCTTTAGTGTCTTTTGGGGGGGGTTTGCCTCATTTAGTgtcttattgttgttttatgtctctttgaggtctttttgtgtctgtggttatttttgtgTATCTTCCTACTCGACATGTGTTCATTTGAGTAACATTTGCAGGTGAAGGTCTGACACCTGACACTTTGGGCTCCTTggcctgtgcccagtaggccTGATAAGTAATTTATCCCCAACTATAGCTTATGCATAAAAGATTGAACAAAACAAAGTAGAAAACAGTAATTGTCttaaatatagcatgtttatTTGTCCAATTTAACAACACAGATACAATACAGATGCCCCACTTCATTGCCATGAACCCTTTCAACCCTCTACTCCTTGTTCTCTATATGTCATAATCGTAAAACATTATATCATTTTGATGAAGTGAACATGTTGGGATTAAATGTGATGCAGAAAAGTAAGTTATAGTGTGCACCTTCTGCAAATTCAGCCcaattggacttttttttgtgtactgGACAAGCTTAAGGGTTTTCAGTGTCTAAATGAATGCAGGTAAGACAGACAAGATTATGGGATGTAGCATCATAGGCCTATTATAGTCAGAGACAGAAAGCTCGGGACACAAAGACttacataattacataataaGATTGCTATATGCTGAAGAGTGAATCACTTTTATTGTCCTGTGCAAAAATAGGTCGCTCTTACCTGCAGGAGCTTGTGACGGCTTGCAGAGCTGACACAGCTGCTTATAACCAAAAGGCAAATGTTTATGAtggtaataatgataataatgattacTATTATTAGGGACATGTAACAGGTGCTGGATGCATGGCAGAATATAGGAAAAGGGAGTGCCAATGAGCCAGGCAGCCAAACATCTGTGGAGACTGCTATAAAACAGAATTATAGTGCAATAGTGAtgaattgttgttgttgtcattatcaaaaaaatgactcaattaAAACAGAACAGAGCTCTCAAGTGCATGTTGAGTTTCCAAGCAGTCTCTGGGTGTCCTTTCAGCAGATCAGTGATGTTTTGCCGTTGTAGATCGTGTCATTGTTGTCTGGAGCTCGTTGGTTTGAAAACAGTTTGATCCTGGAGTATGCACATTTAGTTCCACCTGTTTTGATTGCAAAATAGATACCGTCACCATGAAAACAGATTTGGTCAACACTATCAGGTGATAGAGGAGCCATGCAAACATTGGCCAACAGGCTCGCTTTGTACTAAAAAAAGTGAACACTAACACACGTGCCTCTACTGTTTTACTGCCTTTACAGTTTACTTgtacagtaaaaagtacaagcaaGTTGGGTTTATGATGTTGTTGCAGATGACATCTAAGAAAACAAACCTGACTCTAATTGttattaagcctttgaaacctggatcaacacatccattttctttccttttttgtgctgtattcaggcacctttcacatgtagttaaacttttgaaccctaCTGAAGCgatttttttccagaaacatggggaaaaagacaatgagcaagaaatgagtagatttagataaatgtttttgttttttttttactttatttccaaTTATcatagttaaatatttttgaattattttacagaatgatTATATTTTTAGCATCAGGTTTCaggtccttttttttaaatatatatttttcgtTGTTTTGTTACtaaatttcaggttattttgCTGTACTTTACTAATTTCCTTCTAATTTCTgggtaatgtttttttcagggctcattgccttcttcccatgtttttgaaggaaagtCAGTtggctcagatttcaaagggttaagcctTGGAGCACAGAGCTTATAGTGTGTATCCCTCTATTGTTTTATAGTGGTGGAGACACTTTAGTTTAGGGCTTTAttaaacataatgttttttgcttttttttttttacattttttgaatgaaGCCTTGAATGTatgtcatcatgttttttgatgCGATAACCCTAAAATTatactcacatttttttttaaaaatgcaacacttttgtgTGTACTCTGCAGACAATATTGCACCGTTGCATGAGTTAAAGCTGTTGGATATGTAAAGGGAGCTTGTTTGGGGACACAGAACTGCTGTCAAACCAGGTGTGAGCAGGTCTTTGACATGACATTGCCCAATAAATGGATAATTAAAGCAGTGACATCTGGTTGATATTTGTCAGAGACAAAGGaagctgcagtgtgtttgagtgtcCATGTTGGTAAGAGgccaagaaaaacatttgcatcATATTACTGCCCGCTGACACTGACTGCACAACCACAGACAGAACCAGAGAACCAAATGACAGAAATTATAGtacaattaacaaaaaaacattttcatatacGCAGCCATTCAGAGACAATGTTCATTGCCACCACAGTTCAACAGAGGTGAAAGAAAATTCAGCTGTGGAGCTCAAAccatggagaaaataaaatcaacagcaaCATTCGTGTCACTGACTAATTCACAGAACACAACCagtttccatgttttcactaTTTCTTCGTCCAAAAGTAACTCCGAGAAATCCTGATTATCCACAATAACAGAGCGTTTTTCTGGAAAGATGCATTACTGTTGaagtttttaacccttagggatgacagaaaaataattttttcaaaagtagacgaactgaccctttaaaagGAGGAACCAGCatcatcagtcattttctttcagtGCTAAAATATAGGTCAACTATTGAACTGCTCCCTTCACTCCTTACAGTGCCACCCATTGACTGAAGCCACAGGACAGGATATCAACATGACCTAGTAACCTCTAAGACAAGTGATCCTGCTGCAAATGTTTAACTCTCCCTGTGTGAGGGGAGCGAGGGCGAGTGCAAACATTAAAGCCCCCTGTGGTGAAAGCTCGGGGCCCTGACAGACGAGCGCGGGCGATGCGTCTTGCTGATGGGAGTTTGCGGGGAGGTGGCCGACATCATCAGTTGACATTAACGCCACACTGTGCAGTAGTGACCTTGAATTAATTAACGGTGAGATGCTGCTGAGCTGAGACCCCATTCCCACAAAACCATCCCCCGCATTGTTCGGGTTTCCTCCAGCAAAAGAGGTCAAATCAAACTACTTCCGAAGCTTTTATCTCTTTATGCCGTATGCTGACTTTGACAGGGTTGCTCCACATTTCATTGAAAatctcaaaacttttccatgatttttctaagtaagctttttttttcttgccccacttgggtggtgtttttcagacatgctAGATTTAAATTCTATTAAAACATCATTTCACATGAGGGTAGAGACAAAACGCGGGCTGGAAATTAAGAAACGTATGCGACACGCATCAACACATATCAGACTTACATTATGTTGTCAGCGACAGAGAATAAATTGgccattattttaaattatgaggAATGTTATTCATGGAAGATAACACCAACAATCtcactgcacacaaaacaatgacttctccaaaattttaaataatttttactaacttttcctggttttccatgactgtgggaaccctgttttaTATGCAGATACTCATTTGTCTTTACTGTTTTAAAGAGCAGAGtctaagatttagggggatttagtggcatctagtggtgagaactgcagattacaaccaaACTAAAACTTGTCCCGGttataattccttcagtgttcattgatcaggagtttttttttacagagagctgaattatccgcagaggtcctTTTCTCTCGGAAACAAACAGATccggtgatttaaaccggtaaaaatactgaataaaaagTGGTTTCACagtacaaatcagtgtttctgtgttgctgttttgcatttcaGAAAGCCACTAGCCCGGCACCTGATAATCTGTGCTCGTCTCTTTTCCGTCataatttaagatccagatgttcataAGGTTTTTCAACAGGAACCGGTGATCTAAATACCGAATAAAGGATGttcaaaaatctgtgtttttttttccaacacagcGGCTTTTAACCACAGTGGctgacatgaaaatgtaatagGTTTTATCTAGAGccggtgtttggtttgtccattctgggctactgtagaatcATGGCGGCACGACATGATTATCTCCCGTAAAAAGATCCTGCTCctaatgtagatataaacagctcattctagagtaacaaaaacacaacaattcttcttttcaggtgattatacactaaagaaaagaCACTTACTGTACTGGATTCCATGTCTGCCAGTAAATCCTgaataaatcctacacactgaacccttaaatagaaaataattgtgataaatATATGTTCACTAaagattttcagaaaatgtcacGAATTTATTCGTTTTTTTCATTGGCAAGACTGtgtgatttaaaacacaaaatatcgTCAAACAAGTATTCGTTAACCTGCCCGTTACAACCCAGAATGAGAACAAGCACGCACTtttcatgccaaattttgaggagaaaattaaaaaaaagagtccaGAGTTGACTTGAAAATGAATGCACGCCAACAAACATCTTCCTTTTACTGTTTAACGATGAAAGTCGCTTTTCTCAGTCAGTCCATTTAGATGCAACAGTGATATTGTGTTGGTCTTGATTGCTTCTTCCA from Plectropomus leopardus isolate mb chromosome 18, YSFRI_Pleo_2.0, whole genome shotgun sequence includes:
- the ciarta gene encoding circadian associated repressor of transcription a, which gives rise to MNSLGSSSKWPSYDSLTSSSSFIFSESEHTEDEADVFSEGEGDSGLRKSLSGDERITLPGRYLSFPAHSDQLHSRSKMDQPKHCPEETKRLGTASSPGAATLASSSATPGDLAFAQKCADLQRFICPLLELLHGLKAGRFDKGLSSFQQSVAIDRLQRILGILQRPEMGERYLHNLLQIEMMLKIWFPRVAFQSTDVPSQTSTPRLQPHWHQNQLHMPVKKRKLSWSDPDDSSQVPTKQLKHHEHESCRATTPHDAVSTCLPGSPKKQKTPEESVEAAEQVFTYSTGTSGRPLYLCSKREKISLLSPRESPATQDSSVSSSDIITTTESP